The window GTCGGTGCAGGGATATATGCGGAAACCTTTCCTTATTTACAGAGGACGGTACTGACCTGGGGAGACTATGGCAAAATTACGATTCCCCAAGTTCTCGGCATAAATCACTGGCTGGTTATCGTTACATTAATATTATTAACATTGCTGCTGTTTCGTTGGTTTGAGAAAAAAGGCCTGTAAAAAATAGTATCAAATTACTATCGCCCAAAAATTACAGTGTACATCACAGCTATGTTTTCGGCTGGTTATATGGCGGATCTTGTCTTCGAATCTCCGCCTGCCGTAACGGCATCAAGAAAGATCATTACAACGGAAGCTGCGTCTTTTAGAGAAATTTCCTAGGGGCTGGATTCATGCTTAATGATGTCCTCAGCGGAGTACCGCATGCCAAACACTGTTTGGGTATAGCTTCCAACACCCATCATCTTCATTGCGCCAGCGAAGGCGGTGTCCGGCAGTACATTATTATCACCGGCGGGGAAGGAGTAGGCCTGTCAAGCAGGTCTACCTCAGACTCCCGCGGCATTTTCATGCCGCACTTATCTGCTCTTTCACATAAAATCTCCACATTTCAGGGTTATGATAATAAGGTAGAAATTATGAAATGCAAATTTTAC of the Synergistaceae bacterium genome contains:
- a CDS encoding YeeE/YedE family protein, with translation VGAGIYAETFPYLQRTVLTWGDYGKITIPQVLGINHWLVIVTLILLTLLLFRWFEKKGL